Part of the Polyangiaceae bacterium genome is shown below.
TTGTTGGGAGGCAGCTCGTGCCGCGAATCTTTCTTGCGTCGATTCCGATGGCAGCGTGAACATCATCGACTTGCCGCAGTGATGTTCGATGAGGGCCGATCGCGTCATTGCGGACGCGATCGGTTTTCTCGCTTTGCTACGGCGACATTGGGGCGATTGAAGGTTTGTCCGAAGATCAGGGCGGGGACTTGTCCATGCCACGTTTACGGTGTTCGTCCAAAAAAGCTCGCGCTTGCGCTTCCGTCTCGACGAAGACGGTGGGCCTCTGTTTGGCGGGCTTGATGAGACGAACGGCGCGGAGCAACATGCCTACCACCACGCGCGTGGTAAACGATGCGCCGAAAATGAACGAACCGCCCAAGATGGGTTGCTCCTCTCCCTTGCTCGCTGCTGCCGCCAGTTGACGCGCCTCAGCCGACACCGTGCCCATCTTGCTGACGTCGACCAGCCAGAACATGGGGCGGCCCGCACGCTGAGACAGCGCTCGAATCGCCTCGACTTGCGTCCGCATGTCGTCCCCTGTGACGTTCCCATTCACACGAGTAAAATACACGTCCGGCGGCTCGAATCGGTGCGTGTGGCTCCCAAAGGGTTTCCATCCTTCGCTCGGCGGCTCGTGCATCGATGAACGGTTGTAGCACATCTGCGGTGTGGACGGATAGCCCTGATGCACAGGACGGAATCCACGAGCGCGCGGGAACCCAAAAGAGCAATGATCACGCAGCCTTCGACCCAGTTCGTCGTGTCTCCTCTGCTTCCAATCGATCTTCAATCTGTCCGAAGAGCCATCCGAGAAAGTCCTCTTTCCGCATCACGCGCGATACGCGTAGCCCCGACCAAACGTGGGATCGAACTGCCGCCGCGTCGCAGCTCTGCACCACGATGGGGACGTCGCGCAGGCGTGGATCGGTCCGGATGGCCCGTACGAGCTCGACGCCCGTCATCACAGGCATGTGGATGTCCGTGATGACCAGCGCCACGACCTCCTTGTCGAGGATATCGAGCGCCTCGCGCCCATTGGCTGCCTCGAGGACCTTGAACCGCGGCGTGAGCACGGCATTGTACATTTCTCGGAGGCTCGGATCGTCCTCCACAATCAGAATTGCGCCGCCCGTGGCGCCCCCGAGCACCTGATTCACCGTCGCTCGCAGCTCCGCGGCGGTCACGGGTTTTTCGATATAGCCTGAAACACCGTGGAGAATCGCCTCCGCTTGTCGCTTGACGACCGTCACGAAAATGGTTGGAATGCCCCGCTGTAGCGCCGCCCGATTCAGCGCGAAACCGTCCATCTCGGGCATGAGGACATCGGTCAAGACGAGATCCGGTACGAATCCGCCAAGAACCGCGAGTGCATCGCGACCGCTCGACGCCGTTCTCACGTCGTGCCCGGCACTTGCGAGCGCTGCTGCCATCCATGTCCTGGTTTCCTCGTCGTCGTCTACGATCAAAAGTTTTGCCATGTCAAACCTCGTCATGGTTCGGCACTCCCAGGCGCCTTGCGCAATCGAAACCAAAATCTCGGACCTCCCTCGGAAGGTCCTTCGTATCCAATCGAGCCTCCCCAGCGCTCGACGGTGATCCGGCAAAAATAGAGGCCGAGCCCCGTTCCCGCCTCCGCTCCCGCCCCTCGACCAAAACGCTGAAACAACCGAGGCGCAACCGCGGGAGATACGCCTTTTCCGTCATCACGAATGCTCACGTCCACCGTCCCATTCTCTTCGTGCGTCGTGATGCGAACATGTCCTCCGGCGGGACTATGGCGGATTGCATTGTCGAGTAAATTCGATAGGACCCGAACGAGCCGTGGCTCGTCGGCAATGACACGGCATGGCGCGGCGCTCGTATCACGCTCGATTCGTATCTTGCGCCCGCGCGCCATGACCTCCAGCGCGTTCGTGACGCGCACGATCGTCGCCTGCAAATCGGTCACCGCCGTCTCTTCGCTCGTGGCGTCCAGGTTGCCGTGCTCGGCAGCGAAAACACTGAGGATTTCTCGAATCATCGAGCGTTGCCTCAGCGCCGCGTCGAGCGCGAGGCTGACCATCGAGCCGTCCTCTTCGGGAAGCTGTTTCTCGGCAAGCGAAGACAACACGCCAAGGATCGTTTGAAGCGGGCTTGCGAGATCGTGCACGATACAATGCATCAAAATATCTTTTTGCTCGATCTCCCGTGAAAGCGCGTCATACGTGAATCGCAGCTCGCGGGCACGCTGAAGGAGCAACCGTCGTTCTCGGAAGAGCTCGTCACGGCGCGTAATGACGAGCAGGCGCTGGGGGCCTGCGCAAATGGCGGTTGCTTCGAGCGGTAGCTCTTCGCCGTCCGCCGTCGTTTCGCACCACAAGTCGGAATCGGCCCGGCGCGATCCACCTTCCTGCCAAACTTTCTCTGCTTCGGGCAAAAAGACCTCGAGGAACGGGAAAAGGCACTCGACCCGGATCGGTGCGCTCGGACGGGGCATAGCGAGGTTGAGTCTGCGGAACCATTCGGGCCCTTCGCCGCGCTGTAGAAACGTCCCGTCCTCTTGGCGTTCGAGGACAACCTTTCCGAGGGAGCTGAGAACAGTGCTGCAAAGGAGCGTTTCCATCGTTTAGCAGCCGTTCAGAAGGGCTTGGGTGAGCACGAGGAACGCATCCTCGACGCCCGCACCGGTCTTTGCACTGGTTTCGACGAGAGGCCAGCCCTTGGCCACGAGGTCTTTTTCGTCGTTATCGTTGATTTCCCAGAAAACACGCAAATCGGATTTGTTGAGCACGAGTACGCGAGGCGCATCACCTATGACATCGGCGGCGGCGGAATCGAGCGTGAGCGCGGTCTCGAGTGTATGGCGCCGCGTCCCATCCGCGACGACGAGGTAACCTGCGGAGCCGCGCAGGTACGAAAGCCTGACTCTTTGAAACTCGTCCTCACCGCTCAGATCCCAAATGACCAAATCGACCGAGCGCTCACCGCATTGCACCTGCTTGGTTTCGATTTTGGTCCCAATCGTCGTATGGTACGCATCGGAAAAAATGCTGCGTACGAAGCGCATGACCAGGCTCGTTTTTCCCACGCCGGTGGGGCCGAGCAGGCAGATTTTTCGTTTTTCGTCCGCCATGTCCACTACGTCCTTGGTACGAGCCGTACGGTGAAGTTCACGCGACGAGCAGGCGGATCGGATTGCCCGAGGCCTCGTAGGACGAGTTTGTCTGGCGCTATGCCACGTGCTCGCAGCTCCGCCGCGACATTCTCGGCGCGCTCTTCGGTGATGCGCCGATTGACCTCTGGAAGACCCGTTTGGTCCGCCTGGCCCAAAATTTCAATGTGTGCACTGAACCCTCCACGAGGGGCCGATTCGAAAAGCTGCCGCGCCGCGAGCGCCACGGTATCGAGCGATTCGTTATAACGACCCGCGACGCGTGTCGACCCGCGGTCGAAGGAAATGCTGACACCTTCAATCGTTGCCGCGGCTGCTTGCGCGTCCGTGATGGCTTCTGCCTCGTAAAGACGCGTATCGTCGAATGCCTGCACGCCCGGCAGCGCGCTCGTGACAATGCGCGTGCGCTCGATCCACGCGCGCGGCGCTACCCCCGCGGCTATGAGCGTTCCACTTTCCATTTCGAGCGACACGCCAGCCGGTGGATCGAGGATGTGCAATGCCCGACGCTCGGTGAGGCGTGGATCCAGCGAATAGATGGGCTCGAAATGCAGCGCCACCCG
Proteins encoded:
- a CDS encoding response regulator, translating into MTRFDMAKLLIVDDDEETRTWMAAALASAGHDVRTASSGRDALAVLGGFVPDLVLTDVLMPEMDGFALNRAALQRGIPTIFVTVVKRQAEAILHGVSGYIEKPVTAAELRATVNQVLGGATGGAILIVEDDPSLREMYNAVLTPRFKVLEAANGREALDILDKEVVALVITDIHMPVMTGVELVRAIRTDPRLRDVPIVVQSCDAAAVRSHVWSGLRVSRVMRKEDFLGWLFGQIEDRLEAEETRRTGSKAA
- a CDS encoding HAMP domain-containing histidine kinase, which encodes METLLCSTVLSSLGKVVLERQEDGTFLQRGEGPEWFRRLNLAMPRPSAPIRVECLFPFLEVFLPEAEKVWQEGGSRRADSDLWCETTADGEELPLEATAICAGPQRLLVITRRDELFRERRLLLQRARELRFTYDALSREIEQKDILMHCIVHDLASPLQTILGVLSSLAEKQLPEEDGSMVSLALDAALRQRSMIREILSVFAAEHGNLDATSEETAVTDLQATIVRVTNALEVMARGRKIRIERDTSAAPCRVIADEPRLVRVLSNLLDNAIRHSPAGGHVRITTHEENGTVDVSIRDDGKGVSPAVAPRLFQRFGRGAGAEAGTGLGLYFCRITVERWGGSIGYEGPSEGGPRFWFRLRKAPGSAEP
- a CDS encoding GTP-binding protein: MADEKRKICLLGPTGVGKTSLVMRFVRSIFSDAYHTTIGTKIETKQVQCGERSVDLVIWDLSGEDEFQRVRLSYLRGSAGYLVVADGTRRHTLETALTLDSAAADVIGDAPRVLVLNKSDLRVFWEINDNDEKDLVAKGWPLVETSAKTGAGVEDAFLVLTQALLNGC